One genomic segment of Candidatus Eisenbacteria bacterium includes these proteins:
- a CDS encoding adenylosuccinate synthase has protein sequence MPVTVVVGCQWGDEGKGKIIDSMAGEADWVARFQGGANAGHTLSVGGKTHVLHLIPSGILRPDVRCILGNGVVIDPFELLKEVAALEAEGIDVTKRLQVSRHAHCVTPIHRWEESLSRADEAIGTTRRGIGPSYEGKVARRGLRMEAFLAEAPLREGLERAWELWDAQRLAKGAPLPEEAAGGVEGLIRRFLEIREQLIPLLEDTTGILLDAVKRGERILAEGAQGALLDVDHGTYPYVTSSHTISGSVCIGLGLPPTSVDRIIGIAKAYTTRVGEGPFPTEMEAATAEPFRRRAGEYGATTGRPRRCGWLDLVLLRRAVELNGVTGLVITKLDILQGMRPLKICTSYQLNGRRVERSDASPMTLKKVQPVYEEVEGWNEPLPAGSDWTRLSRPARMYVRRIAETLDCRVDWVSVGPERESLIRVG, from the coding sequence ATGCCGGTAACCGTTGTGGTCGGGTGTCAGTGGGGCGATGAGGGAAAAGGAAAGATCATCGACTCGATGGCGGGAGAGGCCGATTGGGTGGCCCGGTTTCAAGGGGGCGCCAATGCGGGTCACACCCTCTCCGTTGGAGGGAAAACACATGTTTTGCATCTCATTCCCTCAGGCATCCTGCGGCCGGACGTGCGATGCATCCTTGGCAATGGAGTCGTTATCGATCCTTTTGAGCTGCTCAAGGAGGTGGCGGCTCTGGAGGCGGAAGGGATCGATGTGACCAAAAGACTCCAGGTCAGCCGGCATGCTCATTGTGTGACTCCGATCCATCGATGGGAAGAAAGCCTCTCCAGAGCTGATGAAGCGATCGGCACGACCCGGCGGGGAATCGGGCCTTCCTATGAGGGGAAGGTGGCGCGCCGGGGACTCAGAATGGAGGCCTTTCTCGCCGAGGCCCCCTTGCGGGAGGGGCTCGAGAGGGCTTGGGAGCTTTGGGATGCCCAGCGCCTGGCGAAGGGAGCCCCTTTACCAGAGGAGGCGGCCGGAGGGGTGGAGGGGTTGATCCGCCGTTTTCTCGAAATCCGGGAACAGTTGATACCTTTGCTGGAGGATACGACGGGGATTCTCCTGGATGCCGTGAAGCGGGGAGAGAGGATTCTTGCCGAGGGGGCGCAGGGTGCTTTATTGGATGTGGATCATGGAACCTATCCCTATGTCACCTCCAGCCATACTATTTCTGGATCTGTTTGCATCGGACTTGGCCTGCCGCCGACATCGGTCGACCGCATCATCGGAATCGCGAAGGCTTATACAACCCGGGTTGGAGAAGGGCCCTTTCCTACCGAGATGGAAGCAGCCACGGCTGAGCCTTTCCGCCGGCGGGCTGGAGAATACGGGGCGACCACCGGTCGGCCGCGGCGGTGTGGGTGGCTGGATCTTGTCTTGTTGAGGCGGGCCGTGGAGTTGAACGGCGTCACCGGTTTGGTCATAACAAAATTGGACATTCTCCAGGGGATGCGGCCCCTGAAGATTTGTACAAGTTATCAGCTGAACGGGCGTCGCGTCGAGCGTTCAGACGCCAGCCCGATGACACTTAAAAAAGTACAACCTGTTTATGAAGAGGTGGAGGGATGGAACGAGCCTCTTCCGGCCGGATCGGATTGGACCCGGCTGTCCAGACCGGCCCGAATGTATGTGCGACGGATCGCGGAAACGTTGGATTGCCGCGTTGATTGGGTGTCGGTCGGTCCCGAACGGGAATCCCTGATCCGCGTCGGATAG